The sequence AATCCACATCACTAGTCGGATCCCAACTCAAAGACAAACTCCCAAGAATACTACTGGAAACCTCTGAGCACAGTACTCGGCATAGTCCCCAAAAAACTGTCGTTTACTAACAACCTAGAACAACTACTCAATCCCCTTTATGAAATTgggtcaaccattgctaatacTGAGAAATTCTCAATTCAAATCTGCCTCTTCCTAACAAGGAAGTACTATATTGAACCGTTGCTAAATCCTGATGTCTGTATTTATCACTGATAACTTTAGCAATACTATCAGACTAAGCCATGACCACAAGAGTCAAACTGCAACCACTCCATGTGATCAAGAGAAACTCAAAAGTTCAGTCTCCTGCATTCTTGGAGATTCCAAAACAACTAGAGAATCCTGAGTATACCTGCATCGCCTTTCTACCTCGAGGTATCACCAAAGACCAAACTCTTAAGCATACCAGCTTATAGTATCATTTCAAGTACCTctgattcactatatcccaaaTCAACACTGATTGGAGTAAACTTATCGATCACGTTGATCCGATGCGGCTCACGCTTAGCCTGACATGGTCAATCAAATTAGGCAATCACTCGCCAACTCTTGATCACTGAAAACTTACATGGCTCGATTAACAATTCTGATCTTGTTGTCATAAATCCGCTAatcccaaacacttggaatcacAAGGTTCTACCAAATCCATCACTCTTATCTTTGACAAAGTCAGACGATAGGTAAGGGCAATCATTGACACCAATCTTGCACCAGTCTGGATCTACAACCAACTACCTTGTTCACCCGAAACTAACACCAAGATGAATTAAGCCCAAAACAGTTTACGATCCGATaacttggctctgataccataaatgtagcgacacaacccggatccactactaatcaaattttaaagCTTAAATAAGCAAGCAATTAACAATAAACAGATAAAATCCatggaaacaaaataaattctagaccggcagaatacaaccagcTGAATAAGTctaataatacaaccaaatcgaataaatattaataaacatTAAGACCCAACGGCAACCCCTGATGTCTCTCTCTGGTCACCGACTACTCCAAGTCCTTGGGTGCAATATATGCACCtgcacctgcaactgccccgtcaaatggggtgtccagacaacaCATAAAATACTGGATATGAGCGCTAAAGCTCAGCACTCTagtacggataaacatacaaacatgatgcatgaaacatgaaTATGTCTGCGTATCCGTATCTAGGATATACTGTATCATcatgctcagactggcgcctatgATATGAGCTATAGCCTCGAGGAATCAAACCGCCGGACCCAACCACTCACTCCTAACTAGACGTGGATCTAGGATGTCCCCCGGAACACTAGAGCATGCATGACCCGTTGGTCAAAGTTACTCTCAGTGCCCCGAACCGTCCAACAGGACCGAGCGACCCTACTCAATTGTCTCATCTAAAAAGATgtacatgcacaatatgatatgcaaatgccgcataaTAAATCCATGCAATAACATGcaatcatggcacataaatgcaacatataaacatgcatacccgctggcaatctcaatcAGTACTATGTACCTCAACACAATCCTAGATGTCTCCGCATCTATAGTCCAGCACTACAATgtaaaatactcatgcatcatctaTAATACTCTAAAAGGCtaaactaagctattacatactttctaatatttttaggaattCGAAggtataccttcgtccgtcgtcagcccgcaaCTTGGGCATAGCTCCACTATGACCCTGGGACGCCTCCCTATCGCCCGACCTTCGGGTACTGTGGCTAAAAGCCCCTAAAAACACTTAAGAACGAGAGAGAAATAAATCGAAATGAGCACCAAATGAGAACCCTCGACTccatatttatagagcacaatCGGAAGCTCTGTTCCTCTGTTCGGAAGCTCAAAACaccctgatcggaagctccgatcttgcaTGAGTGTCACATATCATGTATTTCGACATATGTCCCTGCcagtagatcggaagctccgatcgcacgcatgcaccccccccccccccacccaacgtcatcttgctgacctCATCTCTGAACAGCTGGCCTgaggagttcggaagctccgaacatagatcggaagttccaaacTTCCCTAGTTCCAAACAGTAACTATGCTTCTGAACATGCGCAcacttcggaggctccgatcccaATTTGGAGGTTCCGATCCTCTCGAAGATTCGGGACCTTCCTAGCTATTTTTGAGCATTTcgaatccatttttgaactccttgGACCCATCTGGaaattctttaatcatgttttacccattctaaacatgattacttgattaattatctCTTAATccttaattctggatatgggtgaCTAAACTACTTTTGATATTACTATGTAAAAATCCAGATAACCTTTCAAATAAtgaaagaagagaaaattaataaattatactGAAATTTCACTCATTTTTTCACTTTATTTATCGAGGCAATTTTCAACCCATTCTTTTAACAACCATTTTCTTCAATCCACTTTTTTTGATGGTAGGGGTAAACTTTTGTgttcaatttaatttaattttttagttttagaAATGTAACAAATATTATATTCGAAAATATGGGAAAGATGTTGATATTCCAAAAGCTAACTAATTATACTGTAATTTCATGACATtactatataatattaatttatcATCTTGCACACATGTACATTGTGTGTGCATGTTACCTAGTaactattaaaataataatgatttacttaaaaaattcaacaaatagtttttttaaaaatagatgatagaaatattttttatatctaTAATTTTCTTTTCATGTTTTCTTTAGATTGACTTTAgtaatatgatgaaaataaattaaaatattgtaaTATTAAATGagtcaaaaaataaatacacaaattaaatgatttataaaaaaaataaatggtagaaatattttatatctatAATTTTATTCTCATGTTTTCTTTAAATAACTTTAggaatatgatgaaaataaattataattttgcaTTCTATAAGTCAAAATATAAATgtaaaaattatgatttatataaataaaaatagatgatagaaatattttgtatctataaatttttctcatgtttttttaaaaaaaatgattttaggAATATGATGAATATCGGTTAAAATATTGTATTCaatgattcaaaaaataaatgcactaatttaatgaataagcaacACATTAATTCTCCACAAATTGAATATTCTAATTTGACACTAATTTTTACACCATTTTTCACACAATTCTCATGCAATTAATACATATAATTCATAGTTTTTGGGCAATGTAATAAATATACAATGCAAAATTTTTGTCCaccattaatatttttatagtaAAAATAGATATGTTATCAAATTTAAGTATTGATCTgctatctttttatttttataattataattttagtcattttgcTGAAGTGACGTTAATGCAACGCCTAATCGGTCCTAACATGACTCCGACTTAACGTTGATGTATAAATGTCATATGAACACTtccgataaaaaaaaaaaaaaaaaaaaaaaaaaggttgttggtgtgtgtgtgtgtgtgtgtgggggggggggggggggggggatggTGTGGGTGGGGGTGGGAGAGTAAAATTGCCAATAACTAAAATATATACAAGACTAAAACTAACTTGGACAAGACAAAGGAACAAAATTGGAAAACAACAAATGAATATAAAGCCAAttaccgatttttttttttctaaacttTTAGATAGAACTTTGTGTCGTGGCTCCAAATAAGCGACAAGGAAAACCAATCTTGCTATGCATACTAATCTAAAAACAAAGACATGCACGTCAAACTTTGAACAATACTCCAAATCATAACACTCTAATAAGAAGCTGGAAATAAAATGTGGTTATATTTGAATCAAGGACACCTATATATATCACTTCATCTAATTTCTACATTTTGCAATAATAGGATTCAAAATATTCTCCAGCTCCTTTCTTTTACTCGCAAACAATTCTGCTTCAGCAACTTCATGTTCCTCCAACCAATGGATAGCAGATTTGAGCTCGTCTTCTATTTTTCTGGCGTCCATGGCTGGTAACTTAGAAGCAAGTTTTTTGGTTTTGACAGTTGCTCTGGTGCGGTACAGGTAGTCTTCTAGAGAATTCTTCGCTTTGAATATCATTTTAAACTCATCATCTTCAGATTTAAATCTCTCAGCTTCCTTCAACATTCTCTCGATTTCTCCTTTGGACAACATGCCTTTAACATTGCTGATTGTGATGCTATTTTTCTTACCAGTTGTTTTATCTTCGGCTGACACATTCAAGATACCATCAGCATCAATATGAAAGCTCACAAAAACTTTAGGGACACCCCTCGGAGCAGGAGGAATGCCAGACAAGACAAAAGTACCCAACAAAAGGTTGTCACTCGTTCTAGGCCTTTCACCCTCGTACACTTTGATCTTTACACTAGTCTGGTCATCATCATGAGTGCTAAACTCGTTTTCCTTCGTAGTAGGAATAGTGGTATTCCTGGGTACTATTACACTCATTTCATCATCATTAACACATATACCAAGAGATAGGGGAGTGACATCCCATAACACCAGGTCTTGAATCTCATGATTACCTCGGCCAGTCAAAATTGCCGCTTGAACTGCTGCACCGTAAGCTACGGCCTCATCCGGGTGAATGCTTTTGCACAACTCCTTGCCATTAAAGAAATCTTGAAGTAATTGTTGCACCTTTGGAATTCTAGTGGATCCACCAACAATCACCACATCGTCGATACAGTTCTTGTCCATCTTGGCATCATTCAAGCACTTCTCCACATGGCCAATGCATTCCTCAAACAAGTCCATGTTGAGCTCCTAAATTTGGCACGTGTTATTTTAGAGTTGAAATCAATTCCATCATACAAACTATCAATTCCAATAGTTGTATGTGCCATAAAAGACAAATTCCTCTTTGCCCTCTCACAAGCTATTCTCAACCTTCTCAGTGCTCGGGGATTGTCGCTTATGTCCCTTTTGTGCTTCCTCTTGATTTCTTCAACAAAATGGTTCACCATTCTGTCGTCAAAATCCTCTCCTCCAAGGTGGGTGTCGCCGGCAGTGGATTTAACCTTAAAGATGCTCTTCACCATCGTCAGAAGAGATACATCAAAAGTGCCCCCACCAAGGTCGAAAATAAGCACATTCTTTTCAGTGAACCAACTAAACATTTTGTCAAGACCATAGGCAATGGCCGCAGCAGTTGGTTCAACAATTATACGCAAGACATCGAGCCCACAAATGGTTCCAGCATCCCTGGTTGCCCGCCTCTGGGAATCATTGAAGTAGGCTGGGACAGTAATAACAACATTTTTAACTTCAGAACAGAGAAAAGCTTCGGCAATATCCTTCATCTTGCTGAGGACCATTGAAGAAATCTGTTCAGCAGTAAATTGTTTCTCTTCACCTTTATAGGTAAGAACAATCATGGGCTTATCATCATGAGAAACGAGCTTGAATGGCCAAAGCATCATATCTTTCTGGACCAAAGGGTCGACAAATCTTCTACCAATCAATCTCTTTGCATCTGCGAAGTAAATTATGTTGTAAAATcattatatatttgtgagaccGTGTGAAATAAGACTCTCATTGAAATATATCAAATAGCAACAGTTTTTCTTTCAATAAGAAACACTACAGTCTGCATATCTTATAGAATCATTAACATACACATGAATCTCATTAATAGAAGCATATGATCTAAACCTATGTTTCTGTCAAAATTATCCAACTGGAAACAAAGGATTCCAAGCAGCCGCATCTTTAAAACATTGACTTAGTACATGACAAATCCTTCAAATTGAATACTAGACTCTAATTTCAATTCATCTTTCTTCCCATTTAATACAAAAAACTGTTACAGTGTCATAAGTTAATTCGTTCCAAAAGCATTTCAAGAATTGAGAAACTCTTCACAAACAAAGGGGGGCCACAACTGAGTTTGATTTGAAACACCAATTTTAATGCACAAACAATACTTCAATGCGGAGCCAATAAACACAAGAATAAACTTGAATATTCCTACTtcaaaaaaatgaaaaccaaccAGGAACGAAACAACTGGGAATAATATATAGCATATCTTACCAAAAACAGTGTTGGTGGGGTTGACGGCTGCAAGATTCTTGGCGGCATCGCCGATGAGATGTTCGGTTTCAGTAAAAGATACGTAAGAAGGCGTAATGCGGTTACCCTGATCATTGGGTATGACCTCAACGCGATCATGGCGCCACACAGCTACGCATGAATAAGTGGTGCCCAAATCAATTCCCACAGCCGAGCAATATTTGCTTTCTCCCGACATGGTAGTAATCCACTGCACTGCTATATTATGTGAATAATATATAGCTCAAGCTTTAGTGCATTTGAAATGAACGAATGCATTCAAATATACATAATATATGGGAAAGAGCAAGAGTCGTTCTTGGTTTTCTCACTTGAAACAACGTCAAGAGTTGAGCAACCGAAAAGTCACTGCTcttcatttttttcatttaattaattaattataattatttaattttctgaTATGCGTGATGTGTCTCTGCGGAAATTAAAGTGCCAGCTCCCTTTcggcttttatttatttttactgtaaattaaaaaataaattttaaaaatatcgtgaatttaaaaaaatttcaaaaataccgtaaaactccaaatctgaCAGCGGATGCGCAAGTGTACGTGGTAGAGTCTGGTAACACTTGGAGCGGATGCTGCGTCGTGGCGTGTGCCATTGGCAGCGTCCGCTCCGAGTGGCAGCGGATGGCCCGGATGCCATTAATTTTGTTGCGCCCCACCCACCTCTATGAAttcaataattcatgttttttgTTGCGCCCCACCCACCTCTGTGAAttcaataattcatgtttctttCTCCATTATCTCTACGgcatttcttctcttctcaatTTTAGTTTCTTTGACCGTAGATTTCTCCGTCATCGTTCGTCCAATTGCAAATCCGAGAGTATTTTcggaatccttgcaacaagattttttttttacactaaTTTTTCGAGTTTTCTTCGCCCTCTCGGAAACATCGTCCGACCAACCGTGTTTTTTTTCATCGTCGTTCATCGCCGCCGATTGTTGTTCAAGCTAGAAAGAAGATATTTAGGTTGGTTGgagctctatttcaaaatttgaaggtAAATTCGAGGGTAGGGTTTTGCAATTTGGGTGTTTTGGTTTAATTGAGTTACTATAATTGAAATATGTTTAATTGTTGCTTGTaggtactaaaaaaaaaaagtcattcGAAGGTATGgattatttttcagaatttttttaagcattattttgaattttaagtttattttaataatatgttttagtatatatttcaaattttttcttttttataattaaatatattatattaatataataaaaattaaatgtatTAATAATAAAGAATAGTTATGTTACGTGTTGTTATTATATTagatatatatgaatatatattatcttattATTGATAtactatataaatatagaataatatatatatatttcaatataataatatatattctatatttatatagtaTATCAATAATAAGGTAATATATATGCAGATATATCtaatataataacaataacgtttatatatatatatatatatactttattGTTAtcgttattatattaaatatgtgtcatatatagacatatattgttatatgcatagattaaaatttattttattttattttatttttatgttttgttattttgtaattttataatATGTATTTATTGGTTTGCATTATATAATTGTTAGTATATTTGTCAGGATGACAACAAATCGAGGGTCAATAGATTCCAATGTGCTATATTTACAAGCAACACATATGTCGTCAGAAGTTTCCACAAAAACAATTGATGACATAGTTCGAGTCAAACGATCCGATAATTTGATTTGGCAGTTATTTAATGATCATGGTCTGCACAGTCGTGTGATTACATATTTAAATAACATGGGGTTTTATGGTGTTTTGCTGTGTGGATCTCGACAATATGATAATCATTTAATTACTGTTTTGGTTGAACGATGGCGACGTGAAACACATACCTTTCATTTTAGATGTGGTGAAGCAACCATCACTTACAGGATATTTTCATTATTTGGGGTCTGCCTATTGATGGTGAGCCTGTAATTGGTATAGATGTTTCACACAGAGTTGAAGAGTGGAAGcatatatgtttgaatttattggGATTTACGCCACTGACGTCGCATTTCAAAGGTGGCCACTTATCGATGACCGCTTTATATGAGCATTGCATGGTTGCACATATTGATGATAATAGTCCAGAAATAGATGTCGTAAAATATACTCATTGTGTAGCATTAATGATTATTGGAGGAATCATGGTTCCAAATTATCAAGGAGGATCTGTTAGATTGATTTTTTTGCAACTACTTCGGGATATTGAACGCATCAGATCTTATAGTTGGGGAAGTGCAGTTCTGGCATTCCTATATCGTGAGTTATGCAATGCAACACGGATAAGAAAAGCTATAATATCAGGGCCTCTATTTATCTTACAGGTataaatttttaagttcatcTAATATCGCATTATAATAAtttctaatttaatttattactgATGGCAGGTATGGGCATGGAGCAGGATTACATTTGTTAATCCTGATATGAATGGATTATCTCTTACTGTGCGCCAAAATGAATTGGAGGAAAATATTTCATATGCTCCTTATGGTGCACGgtaatatttgaaaaatattagcattgtataaattacaaattcattttataataattttaataatttttttttattgtaggtGGTCAAATGTGTTTAGTTTTAGTTACACTCATTCACCAACacatgttgttagaattataaGGGATTGCTTCGATCGTATGACTAATGTCGAGGTGTGTTATTGGATTATTGAAACTTTACAACAATTATattcatttatatttattaattaaaatttattttattattattatgcagTTTAACTGGATAGTTTACAACAAAAAAGATTCTGATGTTAAAGCGATCATTAGTACATACGATAATAGAATCTGACGATGTGTTTGTCCTCTGATTTGTTTTGATATTGTGGAGATGCATCGTCCTGATCGGGTCTTGAGGCAGTTCAAAATGCGACAATCTATTCCTAGGCCTGCAGTTGACAACGATAACCTACACAATGTTAATAGAACAGGTCATCGTAACACAGATTGGAAAGAGTATCATAAAGATGCAATTATTCTTTGGAATGGAAAATTGAGTAATGTTGCCCGAGGCGAACGCCACGGAAGATCTAGGCAAGTCGATGATGATTACTTTCCATGGTTTGATCGCATTACTGTACGATTTATATCTCCTGCAGTAACTGGGCTTGGTTTTAGGTCATATCAATCGAATTTAGATATTGGCGGACACAATAATATTCCACAAAATTTTGGTGTGCCATCCCCTGATTCGCATCAGTCATCATCAGGGTTTATTCCTCCTCGGCCATCTGGTGAGTTTTACAACGCGGGTCCATCTGGTGGGTTCTACAACATGGGTCCATCTGGTGGGTTCTACAATGCAGGGCCATCTAGTGGGTTGTACAATACCGGACCATTCGGTGGATTTTACAGTGCAGGACCATCTGGTTCATATGTTGATGTCGGTTATCATACTCCATTTTGTGAAAATATCCAAAGTTTTACAGATCTTCTTAATGCTGGTCAACACAATACTTTGGCTCCTAAAAGAAACGTTCCGTCACCTGTAATATTCCCTAGTTATTCAGATGAGTAACAAGAGAGGAGTGAAGAAATTGTTGATGCTCCTGTTGTGCGTAGAGGACAACGTAGACGTAGACCACCTGCTTGTGGTATCGGTGGTCATTTGTATAACTGCAATTGTCATGAACaatcatgatatatattttttgttttatagtAATTGATAATTAGTTATGCAtgtgatttttgttttttttcttttcgtaTGAGTTTTGTTTAATTACaccataattattttaaatactttaTTAAGTTGATTCAAACCAATATGAAGAAAAATGCTAGTAGTGTAATAGATAAATGCATTTAAACCAATATCAAATATGCTACAATTTTTCTTCACGCAATCTATTGTCCGCGTTCATCTGATgctcctgaaatacaaaaaatagacatatacaatttaaaatatattactcAATATATTTTTAGCAACAAATTAGATTTCCAAAGATTATACCTGTTCGTTCTTCGTTGTTGTCTCTCTCTTGCTACCGGCCTGTCCATCTCGTTTCTTAGTCGAGTCGTTGTATCCCTACCTGCTCTTCTTCTTTCACGTCTAACTGGGTTGTGTTGCAATTCAAAGGTAGGACGATCCCAATATCTTTCATCTGCAAGAGGTTCAAATCTTCCTTCATACGTTACGAGGTACTCCGATATATTGTACCATGGTTGCACAAGTGTCGTAGGATCTAACGAGTGCCATTTAGCGATGCAAATAGCATGAGAACACGGGATGCCGAAAATTGTCCATTTACCACATGAACAATCTGTTGTTGATATTCTCACCACTTGCATGTGTTGGCCGCGACTTGGCCTTCCTCCGGTCGCAACCTGAGCAGTTTGTGATCATACATCATATTTAACAACACGATGTTCACTAGATTTCTTCGCCCATTCCTCATACTTTCGCCGTGCATAATCCGACCACAGTTGATTTTCTTGAACCATACGTTGACCTTTCGTCACACGTTCAATGAAGTATTGAACACATCTCAGAAGGGTCAAGTGTACTATTGCAGATATAGGCAGTCT comes from Henckelia pumila isolate YLH828 chromosome 4, ASM3356847v2, whole genome shotgun sequence and encodes:
- the LOC140862912 gene encoding serine/threonine-protein phosphatase 7 long form homolog; amino-acid sequence: MTALYEHCMVAHIDDNSPEIDVVKYTHCVALMIIGGIMVPNYQGGSVRLIFLQLLRDIERIRSYSWGSAVLAFLYRELCNATRIRKAIISGPLFILQVWAWSRITFVNPDMNGLSLTVRQNELEENISYAPYGARWSNVFSFSYTHSPTHVVRIIRDCFDRMTNVEFNWIVYNKKDSDVKAIISTYDNRI